The following are encoded in a window of Actinomycetes bacterium genomic DNA:
- the ribH gene encoding 6,7-dimethyl-8-ribityllumazine synthase: MSGEGAPDLEVDGSGLRVAVVAASWHQKVMDALVGNAERALAELGVEESTVVRVPGSFELPVVAARLATSYDAVVALGVVIRGGTPHFDYVCQAVTAGLGRVALDTGIPVGFGVLTCDDEQQALDRAGLDSSRDNKGREAAEAAVATAVTLRGLMTS, from the coding sequence GTGAGCGGCGAGGGGGCACCGGACCTCGAGGTCGACGGCAGCGGCCTGCGGGTCGCCGTCGTGGCGGCGAGCTGGCACCAGAAGGTCATGGACGCCCTGGTGGGCAACGCCGAGCGGGCCCTGGCCGAGCTCGGCGTCGAGGAGTCGACGGTCGTGCGGGTGCCCGGGTCCTTCGAGCTGCCGGTGGTGGCGGCGCGGCTCGCCACGTCGTACGACGCCGTGGTCGCCCTGGGCGTCGTGATCCGCGGCGGCACCCCGCACTTCGACTACGTGTGCCAGGCGGTCACTGCCGGTCTGGGGCGGGTCGCTCTGGACACCGGCATCCCGGTCGGCTTCGGCGTGCTGACCTGCGATGACGAGCAGCAGGCGCTCGACCGGGCGGGGCTCGACTCGTCCCGGGACAACAAGGGTCGCGAGGCGGCCGAGGCGGCGGTCGCGACCGCCGTCACCCTGCGCGGGCTGATGACGTCGTGA